The window CGAAGGCGATCGACGTGCTCGACGCCGGGACCCCCGCGGTCTCGGCCAGGGCCCTGGCCTGCTCCGCCGCGCCGTCCCAGCCGAAGACGAAGCTGCCGCTCGTGCACGCCCACATGACGGCGTCGGGCCGTTCGGGGACGAGCCTGCGCCAGCCGGCGGCGAGCTCCGCCGGCTGACCCACGGCGAGCAGGTCGTCGACGGTGTGCGCGACGTTCGTGTCGGTGGTGTGCACGAGGGGGAGCGCGACGTCGGGGCCCAGCCGGGCGACGAGCCGCGGGTAGTCGTCCTCGGCGGCGTAGCCCGGGTAGAGCATGCCGACGGTCGTGGGCCGGGTCACGGACACCTCCAGCATCGAAGATTGTTGACAATCCTACTGTGCGTTCCTACCGTCGTCCGCGTCTACTCCTTCGTTCTCCTGGTGGTGGTGCGTGGTCGTCGTCGTGCAAGCGGGTAGCGGATGAGCACCGAGCAACCGAGGACGCGTCGCCCGCACCTGCGGGTCGTCTGGTCCGACCAGGAGAGTGACGCCACCGGCTACCTCGTCGTCGACCGCCTCGTCGCCGGCATCGGCACCGGCGGCCTGCGCACCAGGGCCGGCTGCACCCTCGAGGAGGTCGAGGACCTCGCCAGGGAGATGTCGCTCAAGGTCGGCGTCTACGGCGTGCCCGTGGGCGGCGCGAAGGGCGGCATCGACTACCCGCCGGACGCTCCCGACGTCGACGAGGTGCGACTGCGCTACGTCCGGGCGATGCGCCCGCTGCTCGACGCCACGTGGACGACCGCCGGCGACTTCGGCACGCCGCAGGCACGCCTCGACCGCGTCTTCGAGCGCGCCGGGCTCGGCTCGTCGTCGCTGCGCGCCGCGCTGCAGCGCAGCCCCGACCCGGCGGCGACGGAGGCGAGGGTCGAGCGGCAGTTCCGCGACGGCGACGACGGCCTCACCATGCCCGAGCTGATCGGCGGCTACGGGGTCGCGGAGGCCGGGCTCACCGGGCTCGACGGGCTCGGCCTGGCGCCGGCCGACTCCCGCGCGATGGTGCAGGGCTTCGGGGCGATGGGCGGCTCGACCGCCCTGTACCTCACCAGGGCCGGCGTCCGGGTCGTCGGCATCAGCGACGCCGAGGGCGTGCTCGTCAACACCACCCGTGGTCTCGACGTGCCCGCGCTGCTCGCGGCGCGCACACCGAGCGGTGTGGTCGACCGGTCGGTGCTGCGTGCCGACGACGCCGAGCTGCCCCGCGAGGCCTGGCTCGACGTCGACGCCGAGCTGCTCGTGCCCGCCGCGGTCTCGTACACGGTGACCTCGCGCAACTGCGCGGACGTCCGCGCGCGCCTCGTCGTCGAGGCGGCCAACGTGCCGGTGACGAGCGAGGCCGAGGAGCTGCTGACGGGTCGCGACGTCGTGGTCGTCCCCGACTTCGTCGCGAACGCGGGCGCGGCCGTGTGGGCGTGGTGGGTGCT of the Streptosporangiales bacterium genome contains:
- a CDS encoding glutamate dehydrogenase, whose product is MSTEQPRTRRPHLRVVWSDQESDATGYLVVDRLVAGIGTGGLRTRAGCTLEEVEDLAREMSLKVGVYGVPVGGAKGGIDYPPDAPDVDEVRLRYVRAMRPLLDATWTTAGDFGTPQARLDRVFERAGLGSSSLRAALQRSPDPAATEARVERQFRDGDDGLTMPELIGGYGVAEAGLTGLDGLGLAPADSRAMVQGFGAMGGSTALYLTRAGVRVVGISDAEGVLVNTTRGLDVPALLAARTPSGVVDRSVLRADDAELPREAWLDVDAELLVPAAVSYTVTSRNCADVRARLVVEAANVPVTSEAEELLTGRDVVVVPDFVANAGAAVWAWWVLFGLVSGPADSRELLSRHVRPLVRRLLEEWCADRVPPRQSARRIADENLDAMVERYGDVTPRMPLFEAGAEAATKGVSSRVS